Proteins co-encoded in one Arachis stenosperma cultivar V10309 chromosome 7, arast.V10309.gnm1.PFL2, whole genome shotgun sequence genomic window:
- the LOC130940500 gene encoding protein SRG1-like, with the protein MDEIKNPYGTSILVPSVQELAKHKISTVPQRYVHPQQHEDLVISETDLALEIPVIDLQKLLSTQHGNSELSKFHLACKDWGFFQLVNHGVSPSLIEKVKLETKDFFNLPMSEKKKFWQTSQYVEGFGQAFVVSEDQKLDWADIYYMSTLPTHMRLPHLFPNLPLPFRETLELYSEELKNLGNVIIKQMGIALNMDEKEMRELFEVDGIQSMRMNYYPPCPEPEKVIGLTPHSDGGGLTILLQVSEVEGLQIKKDGIWVPVTPLPNAFIVNIGDILEIVTNGIYRSIEHRAVVNSEQERLSIATFYSPRYDTTLGPASSLITKETPPRFKTIKLKEYLQGLFARKLDGKSYIDAMRILT; encoded by the exons ATGGATGAGATCAAGAATCCATATGGGACTTCAATTCTTGTGCCATCAGTTCAAGAATTAGCCAAACACAAAATTTCAACTGTGCCACAAAGATACGTTCATCCTCAGCAACATGAAGATTTGGTCATCTCTGAAACTGATCTTGCTCTTGAGATTCCAGTTATTGATTTGCAGAAATTGCTTTCTACTCAACATGGGAATTCTGAATTGTCTAAGTTTCACCTTGCATGCAAAGATTGGGGATTTTTTCAG CTGGTAAATCATGGAGTTAGCCCTTCTTTAATAGAGAAAGTAAAGTTGGAGACTAAGGATTTCTTCAACCTTCCAATGTCAGAGAAGAAAAAGTTTTGGCAAACCTCTCAATATGTTGAAGGGTTTGGACAAGCTTTTGTTGTGAGTGAAGACCAAAAACTTGATTGGGCTGATATCTATTATATGTCCACTCTTCCAACTCACATGAGATTGCCCCACCTATTTCCAAACCTTCCCCTTCCTTTCAG AGAGACTCTAGAACTTTACTCAGAGGAGCTGAAAAATCTAGGCAATGTTATTATTAAACAAATGGGAATAGCTTTGAATATGGATGAAAAAGAAATGAGGGAGTTATTTGAAGTAGATGGAATACAATCCATGAGAATGAATTATTACCCTCCATGTCCTGAGCCAGAGAAGGTTATTGGTCTCACACCACATTCAGATGGAGGAGGTTTAACCATTCTCCTACAAGTTAGTGAAGTTGAAGGGCTACAAATAAAGAAAGATGGCATATGGGTTCCTGTCACACCCCTCCCTAATGCCTTCATTGTTAACATTGGGGATATCTTGGAG ATTGTAACAAATGGGATATATCGAAGTATAGAGCATCGAGCAGTGGTGAATTCTGAACAGGAAAGGCTTTCAATTGCTACATTCTACAGTCCAAGATATGATACCACATTAGGTCCTGCATCAAGTTTGATCACTAAAGAAACACCACCACGATTCAAAACAATCAAATTAAAGGAGTACCTACAGGGATTATTTGCTCGTAAACTTGATGGAAAATCTTACATAGATGCTATGAGAATATTAACATAG